The following DNA comes from Gammaproteobacteria bacterium.
AAAATTTGTCCGGCGATATCGTCCAAGTGATGCGAGAAGGCCACAAAATTAAAATTCACCGACAACAGCATTAATTCAATGCACATCAAAAGCAAGATCAGATTTTTACGGTTGATAAAAATTCCGGCCACACTCAAGCAAAATAGAATGCCGGATAAAACCAGATAATGGGAAACGGTGATCATTGTTCCGCCTCCATGCTCACGATCTTGACTCGGTCTTTGGCATCCACGGCAACTTGTTGATTGATGTCTTGCACTTTGAGTCCGGGACGCTTACGCATGGTTAAGGTAACCGCAACAACAATCGCCACCAACAGAATGATCGCTGCCAACTCGAAGGGATAAATATATTCGGTATAGATCACTTGCCCGAGATGTTCGGTATTGGAATAATCTGCTGCCTTGGCCACCACCGGCTCAGCAAACTTGGCTTTGATCTCGTCTGACATCATGACCAAACCGATCTCAATGACCACGATCAGACCAAGAATTGCACCCGCCGGTGCGTACTTGGTAAAGCCCTGTTGAACTTCCGCGATGTTAATGTCCATCATCATGACCACGAACAGGAACAGCACAGCGACCGCACCCACATACACCACAATCAATAACAGCGCCAGAAACTCGGCTTCCAGCAACATCCAGAGAAACGCAGAATTGATAAAGGCGAAGACCAGGAACAATACCGAGTACACCGGGTTACGGGCCAGAATAACACCCAGTGCGGAACCTACCAGGGTTGTGGCAAATACATAAAACAATAGCAATTCAAAAGTCATTATCAAAGCGTCTCTTATTTGTAATCGGCGTCTGCCGCTTTATCCGCAGCGATCATGGCTTCGTACTTGTCGCCCACCGCGAGCAAACGTTCTTTACTCATAATATTCTCGCCACGTTCTTCCATGTGATACTCATGAATACGAGTTTCCACAATGGCATCAACCGGACAGGCTTCTTCACAAAATCCGCAATAAATACATTTAAACAGATCGATGTCATACACCGTGGTGCGACGCGTGCCATCCTCACGCGGTTCCGCTTCAATCGTGATAGCCAGAGCCGGACAAACGGCTTCACATAATTTGCAGGCAATGCAACGCTCTTCCCCATTGGGATAGCGACGCAAAGCGTGCAAACCGCGGAAGCGTGGTGATTGCGGGGTTTTTTCTTCCGGGTATTGCACGGTTACGTCTTTGCGGAAGTAATTGCGAAAAGTCACACCCAATCCTGCACGCAACTCTTGCATGGAAAACATTTTGTATAATTTTTTCAATGACGGCATATTAATAAACTCGCTTAATCAAACTGCCCAAGGACCGACTTTGTAATAAAAGAAGACGCCTTCGACTGCGATCCAGACCAAGGTGACCGGAATAAACACTTTCCAGCCCAGGCGCATGATCTGGTCATAGCGGTAACGTGGAAAAGTTGCCCGGAACCATAAGAACAAGAACAGAAATACTGCCATTTTAATAAACAGCCAATGCATGCCTGCGGCACCAATGTATGGCACACCCTCGAATGGTGATAACCAGCCACCCAGGAACAATAATGAAGTGAGTGCAGCGATCAGGATCATGTTGGCGTATTCGGCCAAAAAGAATAAGGCGAAAGCAATTCCCGAGTACTCCACATGGAAACCGGCAACAATTTCCGACTCACCTTCGGCGACATCAAAGGGTGCGCGGTTGGTTTCAGCCACCCCCGATATAAAGTACACCACAAATAAGGGGAATAACCACAACCAGTACCAATTCAAAACCCCACCCGCTTGCGCTTCGACAATTTTCCCGAGATTCAGGGTATCAGCGGCCATTAACACGCCGATCAGGGCAAAACCCATGGCAATCTCATACGCGACCATTTGTGCGGCGGATCGCATGGCGCCTAAAAACGCATACTTGGAATTGGTGGCCCAACCCGCCAGGATTACGCCGTACACACCCAATGAAGTGAGCGCGAGAACGTACAATAAACTGGCATCAACATTGGCGATCGAGAATTTTGAATCCAGCGGGACAACGGCCCAGGCACCAAAGGCCGTCACTAATGTAATGAATGGTGCGATCAAGAATAAAAAGCGGTTGGCGTTGGTTGGCAGAATGACCTCTTTAAGCAAAAGCTTGATCACATCGGCAAATGGCTGGAACAATCCGCGTGGCCCAACGCGATTTGGCCCTACCCGGTTTTGCATAAAGCCGATGACTTTACGTTCGAAATAGGTCAGCATGGCCACAGACAAGATCAATGGAACCAGCAAGATAATTGCTTTAAGGGTCGTCATGACCACCGGTTGTAAAAACTCGGGGAAAACAGCAGCAATTTTTTCAAATAAACTTAACATTCAATAGTCTTTATTGTTAAATCAAACAATGGCCTGTTTAAAAAATAAATTACCGGCTTCTTTTGCCGCGCGGGAATTTTGCAAGGGTGTTGCGCGTCGTACTAATGGATCAGTTGCATAAATTGGCATATCCAGATAACTGTGTGATGCTTCCGGGGCGAGATTAATTTTGCTGTTAGCCGTAAATTTAGTACTCAGTTCGATCTCTCCCAGTTCAATTTTCAGGGCCTCGTATACTTCAGGAGCCGAAGCGAACTCAAATCCACCCAAATCAAATAAGTTACCCAGCACACGAAGTATTTTCCAACCCGGACGCGAATCGCCTACCGGTGAAGCGAAACCATTCACACTTTGCCATTTGCCTTCACAATTAACATATGTGCCGGCCGTTTCGGCATAACTGCTCAAAGGCAGCAAAACATCGGCATCCTTCTTCATCGCTTCGGTCACATAGGCGGTTACTGCAACAACCACATCCGCATCTTCCAGGGCCTTACGCAACTTATAGGGCCGCTGTACATCAGATTCCGGCTCGATTCCAAATAAGAGATAGGCTTTACGAGATTCTTCTGAAGTTTCCAGCACATTCAAGCCCGCATTGCTGATTGGACGACCACCAACATCCCGGTGCGGTAGAGCACCGGCCAGTTCGGCACCGACACTGTTGGCCGCTGGTGCTAAATACCCAAAGCTTGAAGAACTCAGTTGTGCAGCTAGGGCTGTAAGTCTGCGTAAACTGGCAAAATTGGCGTGACTAAGACCGAGCGAGCCGATAAACACATGAGCATTTTCGGCATCGATCAGGGCCTTGGCAATCTTTTCTTGTTCAGCATTAGGCGAGACACCTTCGAGTTCAACCAATTCTTTGCCGGTTAGTTTTTGTAAGGCAGAAACTACGCCGGCGACTTGATTAACCAGGTCAATCTCGTTGATTTGTGCATAAACATCAAAATAATAAAAATACGCTTCCGGATTGGCGAACATCACTTTTGCCCCGTTCAGACTCGCCTTACGCAAACGATGTGCAAGCAAAGGTGCTTCGGCGCGAACATTGGAACCCACCACAAAAATTACATTTTGCTGTTCCAGGTCTGCGATCGACGTACCCAGGGTCATGGCCAATGGATCAGCATGTTGATCACTGAAATCCTGACGCAATAAGCGATGATCAATATTGTTTGAACCCAAACCGCGGGTCAGACGGTTAAGCAAATATAATTCTTCCACTGTTGAACGTGGTGACGCCAAAGTAACTAACTGATCGCTCTCCTCAGCAACAATATCTTTTATTCTTTCTGCGGCAAATTCCAGGGCGCTTGACCAATCTACTTCTTGCCATTCACCGTTGCGTTTCAGCATAGGCGTTTGCAAGCGTTGCTCTGAATATATTCCGCTATAACTAAAACGATCCCGGTCTGACGCCCAGGTTTCATTAATGGCTTCATTGCTGCGTGGAACTACACGCAAAGCCTTGCCTCGACGTACATGTGCAAACAGATTGGTGCCCAGACTATCGTGTGGCGCGACCGTTTCGTGCTGGGTCATTTCCCAACCGCGCGCTTGAAAACGAAATGGTTTTGAGTTCAGCGCGCCAACCGGACACAGATCAATAATATTTCCTGACAATTCATGGTCCACACTGTTCTCGATATAGGTACCAATTTCAGTGAACTCACCCCGACCAATAGTGCCCAACTCCTGGATCCCGGCTACCTCTTCACCAAAGCGAACACAACGGGTGCAATGAATGCAACGCGTCATATCGGTTGATACCAAAGGACCCAGATTCTTGTCTTTTACCACACGCTTGCGCTCGGTGTATCTGGATTCGTCACCACCGTAACCAATTGCGACATCTTGCAATTCACACTCGCCGCCCTGATCGCAGATCGGGCAATCCAATGGGTGATTGATCAACAAAAATTCCATGGTGGCTTTTTGCGCCTTGATTGCATAAGGTGACCTGGTATTGAATTTCATACCATCCATTACCGGTGTTGCACACGCTGGCATTGGCTTACGTCCACCAACTTGTTCTACCAGACACATACGGCAGTTAGCAGCAACCGAAAGCTTTTCGTGATAACAAAAACGCGGAATATGCACACCATTGCGATCAGCCACCTGGATGAGCATTTCACCCTTGCTGGCCTCGACGGTTTTGCCATCCAGTTCAATTTTTATTGCGTTATCACTCATGCTTGTCTCTGTTCAGTTGTTTCGTATTTATGCGGCCACATCATTGGCTTTGTC
Coding sequences within:
- the nuoK gene encoding NADH-quinone oxidoreductase subunit NuoK, producing MITVSHYLVLSGILFCLSVAGIFINRKNLILLLMCIELMLLSVNFNFVAFSHHLDDIAGQIFVFFILTVAAAEAAIGLAILVVLFRNRRTVNVESLDSLKG
- a CDS encoding NADH-quinone oxidoreductase subunit J, translating into MTFELLLFYVFATTLVGSALGVILARNPVYSVLFLVFAFINSAFLWMLLEAEFLALLLIVVYVGAVAVLFLFVVMMMDINIAEVQQGFTKYAPAGAILGLIVVIEIGLVMMSDEIKAKFAEPVVAKAADYSNTEHLGQVIYTEYIYPFELAAIILLVAIVVAVTLTMRKRPGLKVQDINQQVAVDAKDRVKIVSMEAEQ
- the nuoI gene encoding NADH-quinone oxidoreductase subunit NuoI yields the protein MPSLKKLYKMFSMQELRAGLGVTFRNYFRKDVTVQYPEEKTPQSPRFRGLHALRRYPNGEERCIACKLCEAVCPALAITIEAEPREDGTRRTTVYDIDLFKCIYCGFCEEACPVDAIVETRIHEYHMEERGENIMSKERLLAVGDKYEAMIAADKAADADYK
- the nuoH gene encoding NADH-quinone oxidoreductase subunit NuoH, with translation MLSLFEKIAAVFPEFLQPVVMTTLKAIILLVPLILSVAMLTYFERKVIGFMQNRVGPNRVGPRGLFQPFADVIKLLLKEVILPTNANRFLFLIAPFITLVTAFGAWAVVPLDSKFSIANVDASLLYVLALTSLGVYGVILAGWATNSKYAFLGAMRSAAQMVAYEIAMGFALIGVLMAADTLNLGKIVEAQAGGVLNWYWLWLFPLFVVYFISGVAETNRAPFDVAEGESEIVAGFHVEYSGIAFALFFLAEYANMILIAALTSLLFLGGWLSPFEGVPYIGAAGMHWLFIKMAVFLFLFLWFRATFPRYRYDQIMRLGWKVFIPVTLVWIAVEGVFFYYKVGPWAV
- a CDS encoding NADH-quinone oxidoreductase subunit G, with amino-acid sequence MSDNAIKIELDGKTVEASKGEMLIQVADRNGVHIPRFCYHEKLSVAANCRMCLVEQVGGRKPMPACATPVMDGMKFNTRSPYAIKAQKATMEFLLINHPLDCPICDQGGECELQDVAIGYGGDESRYTERKRVVKDKNLGPLVSTDMTRCIHCTRCVRFGEEVAGIQELGTIGRGEFTEIGTYIENSVDHELSGNIIDLCPVGALNSKPFRFQARGWEMTQHETVAPHDSLGTNLFAHVRRGKALRVVPRSNEAINETWASDRDRFSYSGIYSEQRLQTPMLKRNGEWQEVDWSSALEFAAERIKDIVAEESDQLVTLASPRSTVEELYLLNRLTRGLGSNNIDHRLLRQDFSDQHADPLAMTLGTSIADLEQQNVIFVVGSNVRAEAPLLAHRLRKASLNGAKVMFANPEAYFYYFDVYAQINEIDLVNQVAGVVSALQKLTGKELVELEGVSPNAEQEKIAKALIDAENAHVFIGSLGLSHANFASLRRLTALAAQLSSSSFGYLAPAANSVGAELAGALPHRDVGGRPISNAGLNVLETSEESRKAYLLFGIEPESDVQRPYKLRKALEDADVVVAVTAYVTEAMKKDADVLLPLSSYAETAGTYVNCEGKWQSVNGFASPVGDSRPGWKILRVLGNLFDLGGFEFASAPEVYEALKIELGEIELSTKFTANSKINLAPEASHSYLDMPIYATDPLVRRATPLQNSRAAKEAGNLFFKQAIV